A window of the Hevea brasiliensis isolate MT/VB/25A 57/8 chromosome 6, ASM3005281v1, whole genome shotgun sequence genome harbors these coding sequences:
- the LOC110634665 gene encoding subtilisin-like protease SBT1.5 encodes MATLFLLFFLSFLSFSSSSSTNDLPRTFIVKVQYDAKPAIFTLHKHWYDSFLYSLSSETTSSSSPPAESRVIHAYDTVFHGFSAKLSPTEALNLQTLPHVIAVIPERVRHVQTTRSPEFLGLKTTDSAGLLKESDFGSDLVIGVIDTGIWPERQSFNDRDLGPVPAKWKGMCVSGKDFSRASCNRKLIGARFFCNGYEATNGKMNESTEYRSPRDSDGHGTHTASIAAGRYVFPASTLGYAKGVAAGMAPKARLAAYKVCWNAGCYDSDILAAFDAAVNDGVDVISLSVGGVVVPYYLDAIAIGSFGAANRGVFVSASAGNGGPGGLTVTNVAPWVATVGAGTIDRDFPADVKLGNEKVIRGVSVYGGPGLAPGKMYPVIYAGSEGTGDGYSSSLCLDGSLDPKLVKGKIVLCDRGINSRAAKGDVVKKAGGVGMILANGVFDGEGLVADCHVLPATAVGASAGDEIRSYISVASKSNSPPTATIVFKGTRLGVRPAPVVASFSARGPNPESPEILKPDVIAPGLNILAAWPDKVGPSGVPNDNRRTEFNILSGTSMACPHVSGLAALLKAAHPDWSPAAIKSALMTTAYTVDNRGETMLDESTGNTSTVMDFGAGHVHPQKAIDPGLIYDISTFDYVDFLCNSNYTINNIQVVTRKTADCSGAKRAGHAGNLNYPSMSAVFQQYGKHKMSTHFIRTVTNVGDPNSVYKVTIKPPSRTLVTVQPEKLVFRRVGQKFSFLVRVETMAVKLSPGGSSLKSGSIVWSDGKHTVTSPIVVTLQQPL; translated from the coding sequence atggcTACTCTttttctcctcttctttctttcctttctttctttttcttcgtcTTCTTCTACGAATGACCTGCCTAGAACCTTCATTGTTAAAGTTCAATATGATGCCAAGCCTGCCATTTTCACTCTCCACAAGCACTGGTACGACTCTTTCCTTTACTCCCTCTCCTCTGAAACGACGTCGTCCTCTTCTCCTCCTGCTGAGTCCCGCGTTATCCACGCTTACGACACTGTTTTCCATGGTTTTTCTGCCAAGCTCTCTCCCACTGAGGCGCTTAATCTCCAAACTCTCCCCCATGTCATTGCCGTTATCCCCGAACGTGTCAGGCATGTGCAAACCACGCGCTCTCCTGAGTTTCTTGGCCTGAAGACCACTGACAGTGCTGGGTTGCTTAAAGAATCAGACTTTGGTTCGGATCTCGTCATCGGGGTTATCGACACCGGAATCTGGCCCGAGCGGCAAAGCTTCAACGACAGGGATTTGGGTCCTGTCCCAGCGAAATGGAAAGGAATGTGTGTCAGTGGTAAAGACTTTAGTCGAGCTTCTTGTAACAGAAAGCTTATCGGAGCTCGATTCTTTTGCAACGGCTACGAGGCCACCAATGGCAAGATGAACGAGTCGACGGAGTACCGATCTCCGCGGGACTCCGATGGCCACGGAACCCACACCGCTTCCATAGCCGCCGGCCGTTACGTGTTCCCAGCTTCGACTCTCGGCTACGCCAAGGGTGTTGCTGCGGGTATGGCACCGAAAGCTCGGCTTGCCGCTTACAAAGTATGCTGGAATGCTGGATGTTACGACTCCGACATTCTCGCGGCCTTCGATGCTGCTGTAAATGATGGGGTCGATGTTATTTCGCTGAGTGTCGGCGGCGTTGTAGTTCCCTATTATTTGGATGCAATTGCTATCGGTTCTTTTGGAGCTGCAAATCGCGGGGTCTTTGTCTCTGCCTCTGCTGGTAATGGCGGCCCTGGTGGGCTTACAGTCACCAATGTTGCTCCCTGGGTTGCCACCGTTGGTGCTGGAACTATTGACAGGGATTTCCCAGCTGATGTAAAGCTTGGAAATGAAAAGGTGATTCGTGGTGTGAGTGTTTATGGTGGGCCAGGTTTGGCTCCAGGGAAAATGTATCCTGTCATTTATGCCGGTAGTGAAGGTACTGGAGATGGTTACTCTAGTTCTTTATGTTTGGACGGTTCTCTAGATCCCAAACTAGTTAAAGGCAAAATTGTGTTGTGTGATAGAGGGATCAATTCCAGAGCTGCTAAAGGTGATGTTGTGAAGAAAGCAGGAGGTGTAGGAATGATCTTAGCTAATGGGGTTTTTGATGGTGAGGGTTTGGTTGCTGATTGCCATGTGTTGCCTGCTACTGCTGTGGGTGCATCTGCTGGTGACGAGATTAGAAGTTATATTTCTGTGGCTTCTAAATCAAACTCACCACCTACTGCTACTATCGTTTTTAAGGGTACTAGACTCGGTGTTAGGCCTGCACCAGTTGTGGCTTCATTTTCAGCTAGAGGTCCTAATCCAGAGTCTCCTGAAATTTTGAAGCCTGATGTTATTGCTCCTGGTTTGAACATTCTTGCTGCTTGGCCTGATAAAGTTGGGCCATCCGGTGTTCCTAATGATAACAGAAGAACTGAGTTCAACATTCTTTCTGGTACTTCTATGGCTTGTCCGCATGTTTCTGGATTAGCCGCCTTGTTAAAGGCTGCGCACCCAGATTGGAGTCCAGCAGCAATAAAATCAGCTTTGATGACAACTGCTTATACAGTTGATAATCGCGGAGAAACAATGCTTGATGAATCCACAGGAAATACTTCAACTGTGATGGATTTTGGTGCTGGTCATGTTCATCCACAAAAGGCTATAGATCCTGGGTTAATCTATGATATATCAACATTCGATTATGTGGATTTTCTATgcaattcaaattatacaattaacAACATTCAAGTTGTGACTAGGAAGACTGCAGATTGCAGTGGAGCGAAAAGGGCAGGCCATGCAGGGAACTTGAATTACCCTTCAATGTCTGCTGTGTTTCAACAATATGGGAAGCATAAGATGTCTACTCATTTTATTAGGACAGTGACTAATGTTGGGGATCCAAATTCTGTGTACAAAGTTACAATTAAGCCACCTAGTAGGACTTTAGTGACTGTGCAGCCAGAGAAGCTTGTGTTTAGAAGGGTGGGGCAGAAATTTAGCTTCCTAGTTAGAGTGGAAACTATGGCAGTGAAGCTCTCACCTGGGGGCTCAAGCCTGAAGAGTGGTTCTATAGTTTGGTCAGATGGGAAGCACACTGTCACTAGCCCTATAGTTGTGACATTGCAGCAACCTCTTTAG
- the LOC110634658 gene encoding uncharacterized protein LOC110634658, whose translation MWWRSASFILDKQQNDTAQTIPDTLTLSSPPLSMADTLQNPNPNNISAYYQTRAAHHGVVTSDWLAQAQAAVGRHPDDVLPPEPEVKVAGKPFSVIHEFNNWRNQPDLAEAVAAIRALAAVIRNSEATTMMELEIELKKASDSLKSWDTTSISLTAGCDLFMRYVTRTSALEYEDFNSAKSRLIERAEKFGEISYKARRIIAMLSQDFIFDGCTILVHGFSRVVLEVLKTAAQNKKLFRVFCTEGRPDRTGLRLSNELAKLDVPVKLLIDSAVAYSMDEVDMVFVGADGVVESGGIINMMGTYQIALVAHSMDKPVYVAAESYKFARLYPLDQKDMAPALRPIDFGVPIPSKVEVETSARDYTPPQYLTLLFTDLGVLTPSVVSDELIQLYL comes from the exons ATGTGGTGGAGATCAGCCTCTTTCATTCTCGACAAACAACAAAACGACACCGCACAAACCATACCTGACACCCTAACTCTCTCTTCTCCGCCTCTCTCCATGGCCGatactctccaaaaccctaaccctaataacATTTCCGCTTATTATCAGACTCGTGCGGCCCACCATGGCGTCGTCACTAGCGACTGGCTTGCCCAGGCGCAGGCTGCTGTTGGCCGCCATCCTGATGATGTCTTGCCGCCGGAACCTGAAGTAAAAGTCGCTGGAAAGCCGTTTAGTGTCATCCATGAGTTCAATAACTGGAGGAACCAACCGGACTTAGCGGAGGCTGTTGCTGCGATTAGGGCGCTTGCGGCTGTAATTAGGAACAGTGAGGCGACTACCATGATGGAGCTTGAAATCGAGCTCAAGAAGGCATCGGATTCGCTCAAA TCTTGGGACACAACCTCTATCTCTCTTACAGCAGGATGTGATCTGTTTATGCGGTATGTAACCAGAACTTCTGCCTTGGAATATGAGGACTTCAATTCGGCTAAATCTCGCTTGATTGAACGTGCAGAGAAGTTTGGAGagatatcttataag GCACGCAGAATCATTGCAATGCTTAGTCAAGATTTTATTTttgatggctgcactattttggTGCATGGGTTCTCCAGAGTTGTGTTGGAAGTCCTGAAGACAGCAGCTCAGAATAAGAAACTGTTTCGAGTTTTCTGCACAG AGGGAAGGCCTGATAGAACAGGATTAAGGTTGTCCAACGAGTTGGCCAAGCTTGATGTTCCTGTGAAACTCCTAATAGACTCTGCTGTGGCATATTCTATGGATGAAGTGGACATGGTATTTGTTGGAGCAGATGGAGTTGTTGAAAGTGGAGGTATAATCAACATGATGGGAACGTACCAAATTGCACTGGTGGCTCATAGCATGGACAAACCTGTATATGTAGCTGCTGAAAGCTATAAG TTTGCTCGTCTTTATCCCTTAGATCAGAAAGACATGGCTCCTGCTTTACGGCCCATTGATTTTGGGGTACCCATCCCGTCAAAGGTGGAGGTCGAAACATCTGCCAGGGATTATACTCCTCCTCAATACCTGACATTGCTTTTTACTGATCTTGGTGTACTCACTCCATCTGTAGTCAGTGATGAGCTGATTCAGCTATACTTATAG
- the LOC110634657 gene encoding protein SENESCENCE-ASSOCIATED GENE 21, mitochondrial-like: protein MHLFLCPPYIAMDKLQLKNFLLLCGRSYAVAAENLGMQPALSVTKKAKDLAEKKVTEETFWMRDPKTGNWIPETHFGQIDVAELRDKFLTKKDKFQTNST from the exons ATGCACCTCTTTCTCTGCCCTCCATATATAGCCATGGACAAGCTTCAACTCAAGAACTTTCTGCTTCTCTG TGGACGATCATATGCAGTTGCAGCAGAAAACCTGGGCATGCAGccagcattatcagtgacaaagaAAGCAAAAGATTTGGCGGAGAAGAAGGTGACGGAAGAGACCTTTTGGATGAGAGATCCAAAGACTGGCAACTGGATTCCTGAGACTCATTTTGGCCAGATTGATGTTGCAGAGTTGAGAGACAAGTTCCTTACCAAAAAAGATAAATTTCAAACCAATTCGACTTGA
- the LOC110634593 gene encoding agamous-like MADS-box protein AGL61: protein MTVDLQYLRRGVYPKTPTIENLSSVLPSINSSTHSKRLGPKSCPVSCTILTAMDGTTDQRPIKKSRGRQKIEIKKVEKENSRYVTFSKRKNGIFKKATELSTLCGADVAVILFSEHGKVFSCGNPNVEKVLDRYLAEKEEKSCILEIGSNGSGVTQTTLQERDYKKSLSRLEEMKRAFTMISKNSNMNKGEFWWDLPIDNMEKEELESYRESLEELKKNVMTRIEGMAAHNAAGESSIINQFINHNGVWNNSIVTYDAGLNNGFL from the coding sequence ATGACCGTTGATCTCCAATATTTGAGACGTGGCGTATATCCAAAGACTCCAACTATAGAAAACCTTTCTTCAGTTCTTCCGTCTATAAATAGTAGTACACATTCAAAACGCCTTGGACCAAAAAGCTGTCCCGTTTCTTGCACAATCTTGACTGCTATGGATGGAACAACCGACCAACGGCCGATCAAGAAAAGCAGAGGCCGCCAAAAGATTGAGATCAAGAAAGTGGAGAAAGAAAACAGTCGCTATGTTACGTTTTCCAAACGTAAAAATGGGATTTTCAAGAAAGCCACTGAGTTATCTACCTTATGTGGGGCGGATGTAGCTGTGATTCTTTTCTCCGAACATGGGAAAGTGTTTTCTTGCGGCAACCCGAATGTCGAAAAGGTTCTTGATCGATATCTTGCTGAAAAGGAAGAGAAATCTTGCATACTGGAAATCGGCAGCAATGGCAGTGGTGTGACTCAGACGACTTTGCAAGAGCGAGATTACAAGAAATCTCTTAGCCGGTTGGAAGAGATGAAAAGAGCTTTTACGATGATAAGCAAAAATAGCAACATGAACAAGGGTGAATTTTGGTGGGATCTACCGATCGATAACATGGAGAAGGAAGAGCTTGAAAGTTATAGGGAATCTCTGGAAGAGTTGAAAAAGAATGTAATGACAAGGATTGAGGGGATGGCTGCCCATAATGCTGCGGGTGAGTCTAGTATTATTAACCAGTTCATTAATCATAATGGGGTTTGGAATAATTCTATTGTTACTTATGATGCTGGTTTGAATAATGGGTTTCTTTAA
- the LOC110634594 gene encoding FCS-Like Zinc finger 17, producing the protein MLTKFKNPFEMLGGFSQDSKSTCATLNKGLMAVGLQTLVQISSSEAKSKTNVVLKSAMKKVKRLPDVSATTIESCYLKSCFLCNKNLSLDKDIYMYRGDQGFCSIECRNRQIVLDEMKELETSTRQMRKSYMHCSAAGRHETRQLLENLRRRHKQAPHQKHWAIVS; encoded by the exons ATGCTGACaaaattcaagaatccctttgaaATGCTTGGAGGTTTCTCTCAGGATTCCAAATCAACTTGTGCAACTTTAAACAAGGGATTAATGGCTGTTGGGTTGCAAACCCTTGTCCAGATATCATCATCAGAAGCAAAATCCAAAACCAATGTTGTTTTAAAATCTGCAATGAAAAAAGTGAAACGCCTTCCAGATGTTTCTGCCACCACCATCGAATCTTGCTACCTCAAATCTTGTTTCTTATGCAATAAGAACTTGAGCCTAGACAAAGACATCTACATGTATAG GGGTGATCAAGGCTTTTGTAGCATAGAATGCAGAAACAGGCAGATTGTTTTGGATGAAATGAAAGAACTAGAAACATCTACAAGGCAAATGAGAAAATCTTATATGCACTGTAGCGCTGCAGGGCGGCATGAGACTCGCCAACTACTAGAGAATCTTCGCCGGAGACATAAGCAAGCTCCTCATCAGAAGCACTGGGCAATCGTTTCATAG